Genomic segment of Andrena cerasifolii isolate SP2316 chromosome 16, iyAndCera1_principal, whole genome shotgun sequence:
ACCACCTTCGTACACGCAGCAAATAATGTGCAGCGACTGGCAGGGGCCACCTCTGTACCCTGTCCCAACAGACGCCCATATACAACCGTTCATGCCTGCGATGACTTATTCTCATCCTGGATACAATCTCGGAGGCGAGATTCACGATGTCAGCTGTAATAGGGAGAATACTAGAAGGAGTAATCGGGGAAGAGGAATAAGAAGAGATAACTTCAATCGTGGGATGAATCCTGCTAATGAAATGCAGTCGGGATACATGGGAGAGCAAAGCCAATTCCATCCTCAGCTGTCGTTTGTAGTTATGTATCCAGATCAGACGCAGCAGCAGCAGTTCTCTGGCCATGTACATTATCCTCCGTTAGCGATATACCAGCCGAATCTTCATACGCATACAAGTACGCATCCGCATGCCCAACCTACCTACGGATACCCTCCGTACCATCATCCCACAGGAAATATGAGATGCGTCCGACAAACGGCACCTGTGCTCTCGCAACCCACTCAAGAGTGCACCAAAGTACAGGCAACAAAGTCGCACGACAAACGCGCGCAGAATGTCTACACTCCCGTCAAGCAGCCGTTTCACCAAATAAACGAAGAAGACAACTCTTCGCAGACCAATATAGTCACCACAGTGATAACTGTAAATAACAGTAAGGTAGAGCAGTGCACCGATAACGCGGACGAGAATACTGCGAACAGAAAGAATTCAAATACGAACGGGAAAGTGCCCCCTGTAAATGTAAAGATAGAGCACAATATCGTGTCGACTGTAAATGAGAATTGCAACGGGACCGAGAAGAGCGACGTGCCGTGCGTAAATATTAACAGTAGTATCGAGGTGAAGCAGAACGGGGAATCCGACAAAGACTATCAAAATGAAACCGTTTCTAGCATTAAGACCACTGTCGTGAAGACATTATCGAAGCCGGTCACCAAAGGTGAGAACGAGGCGCAGAAAGAGGACACTCCCGCGAAGAGCACGCAGGATGAAGTTATTATTAAGACGCCGAATAATTCTTCTGTTACTACGAGTGCTCCGATAACTGTGCCCAGTACATCGTCGTCAGGTATATCTAGCATATCTTGGGccagtattttgaaaaaagggaGCGCAGAGACACAGTCAACCCCGTCAAATTACAAGCCTATGGCTCGTATTAATCCTTTACCCGCTAGCCCAATCACAGAAAATAATATTACTCCGAAACCACAGTCGCAAGCGACGGAAAAAGACCAACGTACTGGCGCAACGGCTGTAACGAATGATACTGTTTCATCCAACACGCAGAGCGTCGCAAATGAAAGTAAAAATTTAAGTACAGAGCCGTTGCAGAACCGTTTCAATGATCCCATTGTCTACCGCATGGGTGGTACGTATCACTTTTATAAAGCTCGCTAATAAATCTGTAAACTGATCGTCGTGTAATTTTCTAGAATTTCTGTTGAGCTATCACATGGACAAACAGACTGTAAGCTTATTACCACGGGGATTGACAAATCGTAGCAATTATTGTTACATTAATAGCATATTACAAGCCTTGCTCGCTTGTCCACCTTTTTACAATCTCCTGATGGCGCTGCCGCACTCTAAAAATCCCGGTAAAATGTCTTCCACTCCACTGATCGATAATATGTAAGTTAAACTTCCGAATATAACGCGTGCAGCTCTATTTCAATGGTATTACTAACGAACTTTCTCCCCTGCACAGGATTAAATTTGTACACGAGTTCACACCTTTGTCAGACGGTGCACGATTGGCTAGGAAAGACAGAGCGAACAAACGCGGGGAAGACACGGTGGTAGATATACAAAGTGGAGTGGCCTTTGAACCTTGTTATGTATATACAATGTTAAAAAATACATCGGCTGCGGGTGTATTTTCCGTAGAAGGGCGCCAAGAAGATGCAGAAGAATTTCTTTCGTGCCTTCTGAACGGTATCAACGACGAAATGCTCGAAGTACGAACGGACTATCATCTACCCGAATTCTGCGCGTTAgcgatgaaatttaaataatcgaCAATTATATATTTCAGCTTATTAAATTAGTAAATAACGACCAAACCGTAACGGCTAATGTTGAAAGCAATATAAACTATAACAGCGGAGAAGAGGAATGGAAGGTAGAATACATTTCTAGTGTTACATAAGGCAATAATTGTCTGCAgtagaaaaataatattagttTGCTGTAGGTTATGGGTCCAAAGAATAAGGGATCGATCACACGGTGCACCGAATTCGGGAGAACGCCACTATCAGACATATTCCGTGGACAATTGCGGTCCAGAGTATCACGAGCCGGGGAACAACCAACAGATAACGTCCAGCCATTCTTCACGTTGCAACTGGATATCGAGGTATCGATCGTTTCGAAACACCATTTATGGGAACTGAGGCTTGCGAGGCCTATAACGAAACGTTCTGCTTTTAGAAAGCGGAGTCCGTGAAAGGCGCGCTGGAGATTCTGGTTGGAAAAGACCAGTTAGAAGGGATGACGTGTAGTAAAACAAAACAACAGATAGAGGCTTGGAAGCAAGTTACCTTGGAAGAATTACCCGTGATTCTTATATTACATCTAAAGTGGTTCGACTACAAACTCGACGGTTGCTCAAAAATCGTGAAGAGCGTCGAGTTCCCCATCGATTTGAAACTGGATAGTAGTGAGTAAACGAATTGCGCCAGATAAATTCGTTTCAGAAAAGAGACCGTACAAACTATGTACCGAACTTGTTTGTTGCAGAATTCTTGTCGCCGAACGCTGTGAAGAAATTGAATCCAAAGCAGAAGCACTATAAACTGTTCGCAGTTACTTATCACGACGGTAAAGAAGCAACGAAAGGCCATTATGTCACGGACGCGTTTCACGTGGGATATGGCGGTTGGGTCAGGTATGACGATAGTTCATTAAAAGGTGTTTCAGAGAGTAACGTATTAAAGCCAACCCCTCCCAGAGTtccatatttattatattatcgaAGATGCGATACTATCGGGAATAATCAGTCGAATAGCTGTAAGACACGTTAAAAAGGGATGCATTGAACGTGTAGGTGAGACtatattttaaatctaaaaagaGGCAGTTTGAGGAAATGGCTTTTACAGTTTTTGTGGTTCTTGTTGATATTTGTATCTAAATACAGAGAGTGTTTATTATCCAATATCATGAGAAAATAGAGAAACTGTTTCCTTTTAACATGCTGTACTTCCATCGAATATTTGTACTAAGATTGTTGTTACAAGTTTTATGCATAGTTTTCTTGGTacacgaaataataataataaaaaaaaatagttaaagttgaagttaaCTAAGAGTTTTGATTTTGGCACTCATAGTTTTATTGAAGTTACATAATTAAGCGCATACACATTACATTTTATGAGAATATTAAATGTCGACATCTCTTGTACATATCTTTCTTATCTGATCATTGGGTATACAATACGCAAGGAGAAGCGTGCACGATAGCTTTgtaggagaagaaaagaaatatagcGTGAGAAGTTTTTCTACTTTAATGACAAAATTTCTATGAAAtgcaaattttatatatatccaaaaaaagagaaaagaaaaaagaacatgGTATTGCCTTAagttatttttgtaaataaccTTCCCGCGCGCTTATAAATACGCATTCCAACTTGCCAATAATTTCTTCATTCTCTAATACCCCGATTTAACGTCTTCTATCTAATCGTGGAAATGTGATTGAAACACTATTCAAATATTGTATTTATTGCTTCCAGTATTATACGCTTTTCGATCTCTCTGCCGCCCCAATCCGCGCGCGTATGCAACGGTAAATGTATGGAACGAAACTAAAAATACAGGGAGTCGTGCCAAAAGGTATCGAAGAATCCTTTATCATTTTGCAATCTGAGACTTACTTTTCCATTTTTAAATGATTGTAGGATGTTTGAACGTGCAAACTTCCGACCCGCATTTTCTAAATGTTAAGTAGCCGGATGAAAACCAGATCACTGTCCTGAATTCCAGGATGCATGGAAAATATAGCGAGTAAATTAATTGGGAAATGTGTAGCCAGTGTGATGAGAAATGGCCTGAATTTTGCCATGCATGCAtggttgttttttttcttttctttttttatcacTGTCATTAGGAAACCGTACAATAGATACTGTCTGTGCGTGCTAACTAACACAGCGAACCCTGACacttattttgtcattagtcaCAATCAGTCGTAAACGTCGCACAGAGCTATCGAGATAGTGTGCCTATAATTCTCCCACTCCATTACCCCATTCGCACCTTTCGCCGAGCAAACAGTATTAATCGCGCCGTGCTAGCGCGAGGTTCGCGACGGTGAACTGTTGAAGGACGCGTTGTTATTATCACGTTGCGGTTTAgcgtaaatttattaacaaattcatCCACCAAGATGGCAAACGAAGACAATGTGTGTAATATCGCGAACGTAAAAGCAGCGTGCAGTTTTGATAATTTAGGTTCTAGCTTTTTAAGCGTAGCCACTGTTAACATTCAAATTCAAATGGTGCGGCCCGGAAGTCAAGCTTCTACTTGAACTTGAATTGCCCCTATCTTGAAAACAGACTCTCAGATTGCGAAATGGTAAGTCGCTTTTCGATCTTTTATGGGATCAGGGATTTGTGTTGTGACTGATGTTTTGGCTTACCCCATCGTTTCGGGGAGAGCTTGTATGTTTTTTCTagtttgagaaataattggtaagaTGGAATATCAACGTTGCTAATGAGGGTGATTGCATAAACCGACGCAAAACTTGTGTACAAAACTGCATTGTATGTGTTAGATTCGCatctttaattaataatttctcggagaaaagaagaaaaaaaggaaaaaaaatatactcGTTCATGTATTCCCCTTTTGTACATGCTGCAGTTGGAaccatttattttataataaatttaatggagGGAATTATTTAAAGAGTTTATACTTCGGGCAGAATGCTTAATTTATTTCAAGATACTTATTATCGAATAAGTGTGgtaaaattatacaaattaatCTTTACTGAATTGGTGTTATATGGATAAAATGTTAATAGTTTTGTTTTGCTTTGGGTTAATACAGATATGATTTGCTAACTTTGTTgtctcttttccttttcctatTTGAATTCCTTAGAATTCAgatgaaataatatttatacgCGAATATTATAGTTTGATAAAGCAGTGAAGTCATAGTATCCCATGGCAAAACACCTTACATACATTATTTACATGTTATTCACCAGATAATGTAGATAAGAATTATTCtaagtaaaaattttacagttgtaatttatacgataaaatataaaataatagttttcATTTACTTCCTATGGAAATGTAAATAGCTATCTAAAGTTTATAGAAACTAATAAAAGTATGTATATAtgttatgaaaaatttgttcacagtttattgtaaaatattatatcgaATGCTCTGCACTTAACATTTTACGCTACAAGTACTCTCTAGCATACTGCTCTAAGAACATTCAAAGTCTATGCCGATTTCTCTTAAATACTACATAAACGCTAGACAAAGATCTGTACAATACTTCCTGCTATtctttattaacaatttattaaatttcgctATCATTACTTATTAAGAATTAGCTCTGTGTCGTTTAACAGAACTTTTGTTATATATTACACAGTATGAGGTCATacagtttaaataaataatcggGAAAGAGAATCATACAAACTATCAATATCAAACATGTGTAACAGATACACCTGATACACGAGAAATGCTAAAAATGCGGCAGACAAACTTTACCGGCGAATAACTCTGAGATTACCGTAATCCATAATGCTAAAACGAAAAGAATGTAAGAAATACCAACTTGATGGGAATTCGGTAACTGATACGGTTGTCCGCCAATTTCGTCGATGTGGAAGCCCATAGGAAATAAAACTGCTGCCAGGCAAAACAGCACCACTGAAACGCAATTTCATATCTTCCATATTGGTATCATAATTCCTTTTTGCCTATAAAGTAATCGGTCTCTCTTCTCATACTCACTAGCCGTAAATCCCATCCATCTCGCTACATGAATAACATTGCGATCCCAACGGGTACCAGCCAGCAGTACTATTGTTGTGCTTATGAAAACGATACCGACTAAAATGCAAACCAGAGCCATTAGCCATTCGGGCTGCAAATTTGGATTGTAACAAACTTGAGGCCTGTTGTACAGTGTCATACATGAGAACACCAGCCCTAATCGTGTATCgcctgtaaaatataaaaaggcaACACTGTGAAGCAAAGAATGAATCCATCATTTCCATCAAtcatttcgtaaataatttaaattcggAGTAGCATAATCTTAGGATTGAAATTACgtaattattatggaaaaattaataatggcggtgaataattttatttatagtcGCTCACCACCAACATCGGTAATAATCCAATCGGGCATAGCAAGGCTGACAATCGCGAATATATCGGCAGCGAGGAACAACGTCCCCGAGATGATAGTTAATTTGTCCATTCTGTGTCGATAGCGatgaatttatttcatttcacttTATTAACTATGGTAAGAATTACTGCTACATCAACATATGCTTTTTTTCATCTCCCCATTATTTTGCAAAAACAAGTGTGCAACTAGTTTTTGCGTGTAACTATCAGTGTCACTTCGTTGTTGGAATGTAGACAGTTTCCTAACCTCACATTCGTGAGGTCCATATATAGTATATgtgtgtatacatatgtacgggCAACAATAATGGCATCAACTGTCAAACAGAGAATGAGAGCCGAGCAGATCGAAATAAGGATGAAATCATGTAATAAATTAGAGTACGTTTATTAACTACAAACAGCTAATATACAACAGTATCTTTAATGTCTTTCTGCattaatagaaaataattttctaaaagaAAGAGGAGAATCGTAAGGATTATCCTTATGTACATGTTCATTTATCACATAATTCAATAGTGTCTATAATATATAACATTGTTTGGACTGGAGACAAATGATTCCAGACTTAATCGCTCAGTTACAGCATTGGTCAGTCTTCAAAGTGTATTGGAATACATAGAATAATTCCGTCGCTTAAATTTCTTACAATTTGGCTCGATTTCTATGACAGGAGTATTGCCTGAAATAGAAACATTGTCTTTTACTAGATAGCTTAAGTAACATAGTATATAAATTACAATCAGGgacggatttgaagatttggcgcccctaggctaacaagcgtctgcaaTATTTGCGtcgcaaatattttaattcaagagagtcgagacaatttcaattaattcaactcacatctgagtcattgctaattcgctatatgaaaaaagtgaattgtcttTAAAGTTGTCTCGAGCCACTgcgtttaaaccttttccaatttctttcgcccaaaatttgccgccctaggctgcaacTACTTAGCCTacacccaaatccgcccctgattaCAATTAATCATTATTGAACTCACTGTTGTCTGTACAAACAAAGTTAACTGGCGACGTCCGACTATTTAGACTTTCATCTGCAGCTTCTTTACTACTACTTATTTCTAAATCTTGTTCTTCGCTATTACTCTTAGGAGACAAATTTAATGACGATGTTCGATTAAACGAATCACCAGTTAAGCTTCCATCGAACGTGGAGTTTAAAACATTGTCTTCTTCGTATGAAATAGAGATTTCGTTGGAACTTGATATTTGTTCGCACGAAGTTTCCAGTAACGATTCGTTTGATTTAGATTCCTTTATGTTACACATCAGTTGTAGTAAAACAGATGGATCGTCGATACCCAGAACGTCACAAAACTGCGT
This window contains:
- the Usp10 gene encoding ubiquitin specific protease 10 produces the protein MDVRNELDFQFLDLHDLNENDKNHLIGILKSNITTDALKLPWDTIETNNDINASVTEIPPLQNQWYHNAIPPPPSYTQQIMCSDWQGPPLYPVPTDAHIQPFMPAMTYSHPGYNLGGEIHDVSCNRENTRRSNRGRGIRRDNFNRGMNPANEMQSGYMGEQSQFHPQLSFVVMYPDQTQQQQFSGHVHYPPLAIYQPNLHTHTSTHPHAQPTYGYPPYHHPTGNMRCVRQTAPVLSQPTQECTKVQATKSHDKRAQNVYTPVKQPFHQINEEDNSSQTNIVTTVITVNNSKVEQCTDNADENTANRKNSNTNGKVPPVNVKIEHNIVSTVNENCNGTEKSDVPCVNINSSIEVKQNGESDKDYQNETVSSIKTTVVKTLSKPVTKGENEAQKEDTPAKSTQDEVIIKTPNNSSVTTSAPITVPSTSSSGISSISWASILKKGSAETQSTPSNYKPMARINPLPASPITENNITPKPQSQATEKDQRTGATAVTNDTVSSNTQSVANESKNLSTEPLQNRFNDPIVYRMGEFLLSYHMDKQTVSLLPRGLTNRSNYCYINSILQALLACPPFYNLLMALPHSKNPGKMSSTPLIDNMIKFVHEFTPLSDGARLARKDRANKRGEDTVVDIQSGVAFEPCYVYTMLKNTSAAGVFSVEGRQEDAEEFLSCLLNGINDEMLELIKLVNNDQTVTANVESNINYNSGEEEWKVMGPKNKGSITRCTEFGRTPLSDIFRGQLRSRVSRAGEQPTDNVQPFFTLQLDIEKAESVKGALEILVGKDQLEGMTCSKTKQQIEAWKQVTLEELPVILILHLKWFDYKLDGCSKIVKSVEFPIDLKLDSKFLSPNAVKKLNPKQKHYKLFAVTYHDGKEATKGHYVTDAFHVGYGGWVRYDDSSLKGVSESNVLKPTPPRVPYLLYYRRCDTIGNNQSNSCKTR